ATACCATAATCTTAAACCTAAATTCGGTGAACTTAACCGAAGAACAATTCTATAACCTCTGTCAAGACAATGAAACCTTGAAGTTAGAACGCAATGCCAAGGGAGAATTATTAATTATGCCCCCAATTGGTGGGAAAAGTGGCAAGCGGGAAGCTGAGCTGATCACTGACGTTAATATTTGGAATCGCCAAAGCCAACTAGGAGAGGTGTTTAGCTCTTCGACTAGCTTTCGATTACCCAAAGGGGGTGAACGTTCTCCCGATGTGGCTTGGGTTAGCCGAGACAGGTGGGAAAGCTTAAGCGCCCAAGATCAAGAAAAGTTTCCGCCTCTGTGTCCCGATTTTATCATTGAGTTGCGTTCTCGCACCGATTCCCTAAAATCCTTACAAGAGAAAATGGCAGAATATTTAGATAATGGGTTACGCTTAGGGTGGCTAATCGATCCTCAAGAACAACAAGTAGCAATCTATCGTCAAAGTCAGCCAGTGGAAATTCTTGCTTTACCTACCTGTTTATCAGGAGAGGATGTTTTACCTGGATTTAAATTAGAAATAGGGATTTTTGATTAAGGGAACTCTCCAATAAGCGAACTCGTAAATTAGCAGTAAAATATTCTTGAGCTTTAATGAAAAGCTTATTCTTTACTTCTAACGTACTTTAAACCAGTTTTTATGCCAACCAAAAACAAGATATTTGCTGTGATGCTGCTGTTTATTCCCGTTTCGGTAGTAGCTCACTTTCTCCACTGGGAAGCAGTCGCAATATTCGCTACCGCTGCATTAGCGATAGTTCCTTTAGCTGCATTTATGGGTACGGCAACGGAAGAAATAGCAGTAGTAGTAGGTCCAAATCTGGGAGGATTGTTAAACGCTACTTTTGGTAACGCAACTGAACTAATTATCGCTTTTTTTGCTCTCAAAGCGGGTTTAATTGGCGTAGTCAAAGCAACCCTAACGGGTTCAATCATCAGTAATATGTTGTTGGTGTTGGGTTTCTCGATATTTTTAGGGGGTTTACGCTATAAAGAACAAACCTTTCAACCTATAGCAGCTCGCTTAAATGCTTCAGCGATGAATCTAGCTGTAGTAGCGATTCTCCTGCCTACCGCTGTAGATTATACCTCCGATGGGATTGTTAGTGTAACCATGCAGAATTTATCTGTAGCTGTAGCGGTGGTGTTAATCCTAGTTT
Above is a window of Gloeocapsa sp. DLM2.Bin57 DNA encoding:
- a CDS encoding Uma2 family endonuclease, yielding MNTIILNLNSVNLTEEQFYNLCQDNETLKLERNAKGELLIMPPIGGKSGKREAELITDVNIWNRQSQLGEVFSSSTSFRLPKGGERSPDVAWVSRDRWESLSAQDQEKFPPLCPDFIIELRSRTDSLKSLQEKMAEYLDNGLRLGWLIDPQEQQVAIYRQSQPVEILALPTCLSGEDVLPGFKLEIGIFD